One genomic window of Tenacibaculum tangerinum includes the following:
- a CDS encoding DUF6787 family protein, translating into MEKLKQRWGIENNWALVAILIVFAINGSFAAWVAKPVTNLLGLSAETMNPWVYYPLRILLIFPIYQATLPIVGWLFGQFKFFWEFEKNS; encoded by the coding sequence ATGGAAAAATTAAAACAACGTTGGGGAATAGAAAATAATTGGGCTTTGGTCGCTATTCTAATTGTCTTTGCTATCAATGGCTCATTTGCTGCTTGGGTTGCAAAACCTGTTACCAATCTATTAGGCTTGTCTGCAGAGACCATGAACCCATGGGTATATTACCCTTTAAGAATCTTGCTTATTTTTCCTATTTATCAGGCTACCTTACCTATTGTTGGATGGCTTTTTGGGCAATTCAAATTCTTCTGGGAGTTTGAAAAAAATTCTTAA